One genomic segment of Deinococcus cellulosilyticus NBRC 106333 = KACC 11606 includes these proteins:
- a CDS encoding arabinan endo-1,5-alpha-L-arabinosidase encodes MIGWQKQGLKIFGVLSALMLGGIGHMQGLTGDLGAHDPGLYKDGDTYYVFSTGDEYYGNGNIQIRASKDLKNWEKLGTVLPEKPDWIMPELFVVPNLWAPEVYFKDGIYYLYYAASHFGTNESAMGLLTNTTLDPKNPNYQWEDKGMVLRSKTGIDNWNAIDPARLDTSDGRSWLAFGSFWDGIKMRELDPKTGLLLESNQELYKLASRGGGAIEAPALIERDGYYYLFVSFDRCCAGLDSTYKMMVGRSKSITGPYLDKNGNDLANGGGSLLLETTGRFVGPGGQSVYQDGNRYLLAHHYYDGDLMGTITLQVTELQWDDNGWPEVNLKDYEASQ; translated from the coding sequence ATGATCGGATGGCAGAAACAGGGTTTGAAAATCTTCGGGGTGCTTTCCGCACTCATGCTCGGAGGAATTGGACACATGCAGGGACTGACTGGAGACCTCGGAGCCCACGACCCCGGGCTCTACAAAGACGGAGACACCTACTACGTGTTCTCCACCGGAGACGAGTATTACGGCAACGGCAACATCCAGATCCGCGCCTCAAAGGACCTGAAAAACTGGGAGAAGCTGGGCACGGTGCTCCCTGAAAAACCCGACTGGATCATGCCTGAGCTCTTCGTGGTGCCCAATCTGTGGGCCCCGGAAGTGTATTTCAAAGATGGCATTTACTACCTGTACTACGCTGCCAGTCACTTTGGGACCAACGAGAGCGCCATGGGCCTGCTGACCAACACCACCCTGGACCCCAAAAATCCCAATTACCAGTGGGAGGACAAAGGGATGGTGCTGCGCAGCAAGACCGGCATCGACAACTGGAACGCCATTGATCCTGCACGACTGGACACCTCCGATGGACGCTCCTGGCTGGCTTTTGGTTCCTTCTGGGACGGCATCAAGATGCGTGAACTGGACCCCAAAACGGGCCTCTTGCTGGAAAGCAACCAGGAGCTCTACAAACTGGCTTCCAGAGGGGGAGGGGCCATCGAAGCTCCTGCCCTGATCGAGCGGGACGGGTATTACTACCTGTTCGTGTCCTTTGACCGCTGCTGCGCGGGTCTGGACAGCACCTACAAGATGATGGTGGGCCGCTCGAAATCCATCACTGGACCGTACCTCGACAAGAATGGCAATGACCTGGCAAACGGAGGCGGAAGCCTGCTGCTCGAAACCACCGGGCGTTTTGTGGGTCCTGGCGGGCAGTCTGTGTATCAGGATGGCAACCGCTACCTGCTGGCCCACCACTACTACGACGGGGACCTGATGGGCACCATCACCCTGCAGGTGACGGAACTCCAGTGGGATGACAATGGCTGGCCTGAAGTGAACCTCAAGGATTACGAGGCCTCCCAATGA
- the arfA gene encoding arabinosylfuranosidase ArfA: MKKAQILLDTHRTISEISHYIFGGFAEHMGRCIYEGIYDPQSPLSDENGIRRDVMDALKELNFRSIRYPGGNFVSGYNWEDGIGPRENRPVKRDLAWRSIETNQFGTDEFMKVCAELKTEPMMAVNLGTGSIQDAANIVEYCNLEGGTHYSDLRIKNGAEKPYGVKFWCLGNEMDGPWQVGQLSAEDYSKKAVQAAKAMKLIDPSIQLIACGSSSSLMNSYPEWDRIVLEETWDQIDYLSMHYYASNREEDTASYLAYTREFEDHLQTLAATIRYVKAKKRSQKDVFLSWDEWNVWYREMNGNGEWQQAPHILEEVYNLEDALVVAQWMNVFLKHSNVLKMASIAQVVNVIAPIMTRRDGMFKQTIYYPFLVFSKHASGQALSLHVASDQYETKKHGLVNLLDASASFDASQNEGAVFLVNRSQDEELETEIVFQGRVPTSVRVAHQLAGSDPKAHNSFEEPEKLTLQTIEAGEIKDGKLVLKLPALSFSAVVLDY; this comes from the coding sequence ATGAAAAAAGCCCAGATTCTTCTTGACACCCACAGAACCATCAGCGAAATCAGCCACTACATCTTTGGTGGATTCGCCGAGCACATGGGCCGCTGCATCTACGAGGGCATCTACGACCCCCAAAGCCCTCTGAGCGACGAGAACGGCATCCGCAGGGATGTGATGGACGCCCTGAAGGAACTCAATTTCCGTTCCATCCGTTACCCCGGGGGCAACTTCGTGTCAGGGTACAACTGGGAAGACGGAATTGGCCCCAGGGAAAACCGCCCGGTCAAGCGCGATCTGGCCTGGAGGAGCATCGAAACCAACCAGTTTGGCACGGATGAATTCATGAAGGTCTGCGCTGAACTGAAAACCGAACCCATGATGGCCGTGAACCTGGGCACCGGAAGTATTCAGGACGCGGCCAACATCGTCGAATACTGCAACCTCGAAGGCGGCACCCATTACAGCGACCTGCGCATCAAAAACGGTGCTGAAAAACCTTATGGTGTGAAGTTCTGGTGTCTGGGGAACGAGATGGATGGTCCCTGGCAGGTGGGACAGCTTTCTGCAGAGGATTACAGTAAGAAAGCCGTGCAGGCTGCAAAGGCCATGAAGCTGATCGATCCTTCCATTCAACTGATTGCCTGCGGTTCCTCCTCCAGCCTCATGAACTCCTACCCCGAGTGGGACCGCATCGTGCTGGAAGAGACCTGGGACCAGATCGATTACCTCTCGATGCACTACTATGCCAGCAACCGGGAGGAGGACACTGCCAGTTACCTCGCCTATACCCGTGAATTCGAAGACCACCTGCAAACCCTGGCCGCCACCATCCGTTACGTGAAAGCCAAGAAACGCAGCCAGAAAGACGTGTTCCTCTCCTGGGATGAATGGAACGTCTGGTACCGCGAAATGAACGGCAACGGCGAGTGGCAGCAGGCCCCCCACATCCTGGAAGAGGTCTACAACCTTGAAGATGCGCTGGTGGTGGCCCAGTGGATGAATGTCTTCCTGAAGCACAGCAATGTGCTGAAGATGGCCTCCATCGCACAGGTTGTCAATGTGATCGCTCCCATCATGACCAGACGGGATGGCATGTTCAAACAGACCATCTATTATCCTTTCCTGGTGTTCAGCAAACACGCTTCTGGTCAGGCGCTCAGCCTGCATGTGGCCTCCGACCAGTACGAGACGAAAAAACACGGCCTCGTGAACCTGCTCGATGCCAGTGCCAGTTTTGATGCCAGCCAGAACGAAGGGGCTGTTTTTCTGGTCAACCGCAGCCAGGATGAAGAACTCGAAACCGAAATCGTCTTTCAGGGCCGTGTTCCCACTTCCGTGCGCGTGGCCCACCAGCTTGCTGGCAGCGACCCCAAAGCCCACAACTCCTTCGAGGAGCCTGAAAAGCTCACCCTGCAGACGATTGAAGCAGGGGAGATCAAAGACGGCAAACTCGTGCTGAAGCTTCCTGCCCTGTCCTTTTCGGCAGTGGTGCTGGACTACTGA
- a CDS encoding carbohydrate ABC transporter permease has product MTVQAPKKTPGFRLPKDTLRFVLLCIQALIFLAPLYWMVTTAFKTDGDAIAQPVQWFPANPTLENFNIILNTPDANILRWAWNSLFTSVAYTVAHLFVACLTAYPFARMKFKGREQWFWFLLASMMIPNIVTLIPLYIMMIDFNWIDSYHVLIWPGVANVFGVFMMRQFFSSIPVELEEAARLDGANSLVIFFRILLPLSVPALVTLGVFSFLGAWNNYLWPQFMVHGDMLTLPVGIGNFTMRYGIEYGKLMAGATITAIPVLLVYVFAQKYIEQGMTLTGLKE; this is encoded by the coding sequence ATGACCGTCCAGGCACCCAAGAAAACCCCAGGCTTTCGACTCCCCAAAGACACCCTGCGTTTCGTGCTCCTGTGCATTCAGGCCCTGATCTTTCTGGCCCCCCTGTACTGGATGGTCACCACCGCCTTCAAAACAGACGGTGATGCGATTGCCCAGCCTGTGCAGTGGTTCCCGGCCAACCCCACCCTGGAGAACTTCAACATCATCCTCAACACCCCGGATGCCAACATCCTGAGGTGGGCCTGGAACTCACTCTTCACCTCGGTGGCCTACACGGTGGCCCACCTGTTCGTGGCCTGCCTGACCGCCTACCCCTTTGCCCGCATGAAGTTCAAAGGCCGTGAACAGTGGTTCTGGTTCCTGCTCGCCAGCATGATGATCCCCAACATCGTCACCCTGATTCCGCTCTACATCATGATGATCGACTTCAACTGGATCGACTCTTACCACGTGTTGATCTGGCCTGGTGTTGCAAATGTGTTCGGGGTCTTCATGATGCGGCAGTTCTTCTCCTCGATTCCGGTGGAACTTGAAGAGGCCGCACGTCTGGACGGCGCGAACAGCCTGGTGATCTTCTTCCGAATCCTGCTCCCCCTGTCCGTTCCGGCCCTGGTCACCCTTGGGGTGTTCTCCTTCCTGGGGGCCTGGAACAACTACCTCTGGCCGCAATTCATGGTGCACGGCGACATGCTCACCCTGCCCGTCGGGATTGGCAACTTCACCATGCGTTACGGCATCGAGTACGGCAAACTGATGGCCGGTGCCACCATCACCGCCATTCCTGTGCTGCTGGTGTACGTCTTCGCCCAGAAGTACATCGAACAGGGCATGACGCTGACGGGCCTCAAAGAGTAA
- a CDS encoding carbohydrate ABC transporter permease yields the protein MLKTATKPTATKRSIFALNESNPLVPYLYLVPHAILFFVFFVYPIGYGVWVSMHRWDPLNTISPYVGLEFYTNLFDPNKIQAQFFWKSVVNTCIFVAWSVPALVVVALLLAVQLQKPILFRGFFRTVFFSPGILSVSVVAILWRWVFDNGNGLVNVVRRDVFNLPIINYMTDENIVWLPIVIATIWWTVGFNMNLYLAAMSGISQSYYEAAELDGANGFQKFWHITLPLLQPTTLFVAVTTVLASFNLYGQSVLMTNGGPSRSTQSVIHYITEEGFTNNQFSSATAMSFVFGLIMLVFTVIQFRMMAKDVTRSRGN from the coding sequence ATGCTGAAAACCGCCACCAAGCCCACAGCGACCAAGCGCAGCATCTTCGCGCTGAACGAGTCCAATCCGCTGGTTCCCTACCTGTATCTGGTTCCCCACGCCATTCTGTTCTTCGTGTTCTTCGTTTACCCGATCGGCTACGGGGTGTGGGTCAGCATGCACCGCTGGGACCCCCTCAACACCATCAGTCCCTACGTGGGCCTGGAGTTCTACACCAACCTTTTTGACCCCAATAAAATTCAGGCTCAGTTTTTCTGGAAGAGCGTGGTCAACACCTGCATCTTCGTGGCATGGAGCGTTCCTGCCCTGGTGGTGGTCGCCCTTCTGCTGGCAGTGCAACTTCAGAAACCCATTTTGTTCAGAGGGTTTTTCCGCACCGTGTTCTTCTCTCCTGGCATCCTCTCGGTTTCCGTGGTCGCCATTTTGTGGCGCTGGGTCTTCGACAACGGCAACGGTCTGGTCAACGTGGTCCGGCGGGACGTGTTCAACCTCCCGATCATCAACTACATGACCGACGAGAACATCGTCTGGCTTCCCATCGTGATCGCAACCATCTGGTGGACAGTGGGTTTCAACATGAACCTGTACCTCGCAGCCATGAGTGGCATCTCCCAGAGCTACTACGAGGCTGCCGAGCTTGACGGGGCCAACGGATTCCAGAAGTTCTGGCACATCACCCTGCCCCTCCTGCAACCCACCACCCTCTTTGTTGCAGTCACCACCGTGCTGGCCTCCTTCAACCTGTACGGCCAGAGCGTCCTGATGACCAACGGGGGACCGAGCCGCTCGACCCAGTCGGTGATTCACTACATCACCGAGGAAGGCTTCACCAACAACCAGTTCTCAAGCGCCACCGCCATGTCCTTTGTGTTTGGACTGATCATGCTGGTCTTCACCGTGATCCAGTTCCGCATGATGGCCAAAGACGTGACCCGCAGCAGGGGGAATTGA
- a CDS encoding ABC transporter substrate-binding protein has protein sequence MKRSIIVLSCLLSASAFAAENTYSGPKVELTFIHGYTASDRIDMENLVKKFNESHPNINVKASAVAWGTTYQQIGPLVAAGKAPDVLAMTENVINNFVAKNAVAEITSADIKKLGIKSSNYYKNLWTGGTSKGKVYGIPFSQVSVVMFYNQNLLDKYGIKKLPKTYKEFLAAAQKCTVDQNGKKPGEAGFDQAKLATYGWGVSHNAAGALFTAYGAVRSFGGNTVDKDFNPDFNSPEAVKAIQTYVDFVNKYQVSPAKLTDDTAIADFRGGKSCFNTNGAWMYNFYSDAKNIKLGVAFPPALGSKPAAWGAHTHLVLPRQKDSYDANKRAAALEFIRFMTDKEQMLAFTESGALPTQPAVANDPRYAKNPFAPIKNNLKNIYIPTGWPWVDQVQNAMFLAVENAILGKKSVQDALNDGVKEAQKNVNEARQSLGL, from the coding sequence ATGAAAAGAAGCATCATCGTTTTGAGCTGCCTGCTGAGTGCCTCCGCCTTCGCCGCCGAAAACACCTACAGCGGACCGAAAGTGGAACTGACCTTCATTCACGGCTACACCGCCTCTGACCGCATTGACATGGAAAACCTCGTCAAGAAATTCAACGAGAGCCACCCCAACATCAATGTGAAGGCCAGCGCAGTGGCCTGGGGCACCACCTACCAGCAAATTGGCCCCCTGGTGGCCGCAGGCAAAGCTCCCGATGTGCTTGCCATGACTGAAAACGTGATCAACAACTTCGTGGCCAAAAACGCCGTTGCTGAAATCACCTCTGCGGACATCAAAAAACTGGGCATCAAGTCCAGCAACTACTACAAGAACCTCTGGACAGGGGGCACCTCCAAGGGCAAGGTCTACGGGATTCCCTTCAGCCAAGTGTCTGTGGTGATGTTCTACAACCAGAACCTGCTCGACAAATACGGCATCAAGAAGCTGCCCAAGACCTACAAGGAGTTCCTGGCCGCAGCCCAGAAGTGCACCGTGGACCAGAACGGCAAGAAGCCCGGTGAAGCCGGATTCGATCAGGCCAAACTCGCGACTTACGGCTGGGGGGTGTCCCACAACGCAGCAGGAGCACTCTTCACTGCATATGGTGCAGTGCGCAGCTTCGGTGGCAACACTGTAGACAAGGACTTCAACCCTGACTTCAACAGCCCTGAAGCCGTCAAGGCCATTCAGACCTACGTCGATTTCGTGAACAAGTACCAGGTCTCACCTGCCAAACTCACCGACGACACCGCCATTGCCGACTTCCGTGGAGGCAAGAGCTGCTTCAACACCAACGGGGCCTGGATGTACAACTTCTACAGTGACGCCAAGAACATCAAACTCGGCGTTGCCTTCCCCCCTGCACTGGGCAGCAAACCCGCCGCATGGGGCGCCCACACCCACCTCGTGCTGCCCCGCCAGAAGGACAGTTATGACGCCAACAAACGCGCCGCTGCTCTGGAATTCATCCGCTTCATGACCGACAAGGAGCAGATGCTGGCTTTCACCGAATCCGGTGCGCTCCCCACCCAGCCTGCGGTTGCCAATGATCCCCGTTATGCCAAGAACCCCTTCGCTCCCATCAAGAACAACCTGAAAAACATCTACATCCCCACCGGATGGCCCTGGGTGGATCAGGTGCAGAACGCCATGTTCCTGGCCGTTGAGAACGCCATCCTGGGCAAGAAATCCGTGCAGGACGCCCTCAATGATGGTGTGAAAGAAGCCCAGAAGAACGTGAACGAAGCCCGCCAGAGCCTGGGCCTCTAA
- a CDS encoding LacI family DNA-binding transcriptional regulator, with product MSSQPHKPAVITDVAKLAGVSHQTVSRVLNKHPSVSEHTRKKVLEAIQELDYRPNQTARSLVTRKTSTIGVVSCGSSQYGPSQMVYGIEQAARDAGYHVIITNITELTRDQITEGIEHLMMQQVDGIILITPLIVNVNEIKDLLPNVPYVLIDAPWGIDLPTVMIDQVSGGRKMIRHVLDLGHRDIAFITGPMHWCDAKYRLEGWQHEMQTENLPMDLVIESDWSADGGYAATQKLLKGGHKFTAIVAANDQMALGAIHALKDAGIRVPDQVSIVGFDDIPEAAHFDPPLTTMRQNFPLLGKRGVTHLLERLNDPQIDVHQSLIQAQIVVRKSVKNLV from the coding sequence ATGAGCAGCCAGCCCCACAAACCTGCTGTCATCACCGACGTGGCAAAACTTGCCGGGGTCTCTCACCAGACCGTCTCCAGGGTGCTCAACAAGCATCCCAGCGTCTCGGAACACACCCGCAAAAAAGTCCTGGAAGCCATCCAGGAGCTCGATTACCGCCCCAATCAGACCGCACGCAGTCTGGTGACCCGCAAGACCTCCACCATCGGGGTGGTGAGCTGTGGATCATCACAATATGGCCCCTCCCAGATGGTTTACGGCATCGAACAGGCCGCCAGGGATGCCGGGTACCATGTCATCATCACCAACATCACCGAACTGACCCGCGACCAGATCACCGAGGGCATCGAGCACCTGATGATGCAACAGGTGGACGGCATCATCCTGATCACCCCCCTGATTGTGAATGTCAACGAGATCAAAGACCTGCTTCCCAACGTGCCCTACGTGCTGATTGACGCCCCCTGGGGCATTGACCTCCCCACCGTGATGATTGATCAGGTGTCCGGGGGCCGCAAGATGATCCGCCATGTGCTGGACCTGGGCCACCGTGACATTGCTTTCATCACCGGACCCATGCACTGGTGCGATGCCAAATACCGCCTGGAAGGCTGGCAGCACGAAATGCAGACCGAGAACCTCCCGATGGATCTGGTCATCGAAAGCGACTGGAGTGCAGATGGGGGTTACGCTGCAACCCAGAAACTGCTGAAAGGGGGCCACAAGTTCACAGCGATTGTGGCGGCCAACGACCAGATGGCGCTCGGAGCCATCCATGCCCTCAAAGATGCAGGCATCCGGGTGCCCGATCAGGTGTCCATCGTGGGTTTCGATGACATCCCTGAAGCCGCCCACTTCGATCCTCCCCTCACCACCATGCGCCAGAATTTTCCCCTGCTGGGCAAACGGGGCGTGACCCACCTGCTGGAACGCCTGAATGATCCACAGATTGACGTGCACCAGAGCCTCATTCAGGCCCAGATTGTGGTGCGAAAAAGCGTCAAGAACCTGGTGTAG
- a CDS encoding serine hydrolase domain-containing protein, with translation MAFADPGKLKRLEQFRLEQGVPGISLAVVRNGKPELVTTVGHPDLQGEHPLALDALFPIYSVTKTLIAAALMLLMRDHPLQLDDAVAVHLPDLHLPETITIRHLLNHTGGLPDYGSLKAYQEALRAHPPEPWTEKEYLTLISSMGLQQEAGDTFLYSNVGYLVLKLLVEKLSGKRLAETLKQLLFDPMGLQNTRVAENLQDMADLTPGFSRFWSPELQDVREFYHPGWVAHGVVLSTASELAALVDTLFTSRVLLPRELGEMMQAVVVADHHPIFTVPGYGLGLMIDALRHEFIGHGGGGPGYSIGALHCPDRFGESFTCVVMVNQEGGWGLELAHQVILEYSVHSSQ, from the coding sequence ATGGCATTTGCAGACCCTGGAAAGCTCAAACGTCTTGAACAATTTCGTCTGGAGCAGGGCGTTCCCGGCATTTCTCTCGCAGTGGTGCGCAATGGCAAACCTGAGCTTGTGACCACGGTCGGACATCCCGACCTGCAAGGCGAGCATCCTCTGGCTCTGGATGCGCTTTTTCCCATTTACAGCGTGACCAAAACCCTGATTGCTGCGGCCCTGATGCTGCTCATGCGGGACCATCCTTTGCAACTCGACGATGCTGTCGCTGTGCACCTCCCGGACCTGCACCTGCCAGAAACCATCACCATCAGGCACCTGCTCAACCACACAGGGGGACTGCCAGATTATGGGAGCCTGAAAGCCTATCAGGAAGCCCTGAGAGCACATCCACCTGAGCCCTGGACTGAGAAAGAATACCTGACCCTGATTTCCTCCATGGGGTTGCAACAAGAGGCTGGAGACACCTTTCTGTACTCCAATGTGGGCTATCTGGTGCTGAAGTTGCTGGTGGAAAAGCTTTCCGGGAAGCGCCTTGCTGAAACCCTCAAACAGTTGCTGTTTGATCCGATGGGACTGCAGAACACCAGGGTGGCAGAAAATCTGCAGGACATGGCAGACCTGACCCCTGGATTCAGCCGTTTCTGGTCCCCTGAGCTGCAGGATGTGCGGGAATTCTACCATCCGGGCTGGGTGGCACATGGGGTGGTGCTTTCCACAGCCTCTGAACTTGCTGCTCTGGTGGACACCCTGTTCACTTCCCGGGTTCTGCTGCCCCGTGAGCTCGGGGAGATGATGCAGGCTGTGGTGGTGGCTGACCATCACCCGATTTTCACCGTTCCAGGCTACGGCCTGGGCCTGATGATTGACGCCCTCAGGCATGAATTCATCGGTCACGGTGGGGGAGGCCCCGGGTATTCCATTGGTGCCCTGCACTGCCCTGACCGTTTTGGGGAGAGCTTCACCTGTGTGGTGATGGTCAATCAGGAAGGCGGATGGGGTCTGGAGCTTGCCCATCAGGTGATTCTGGAGTATTCAGTTCACAGTTCACAGTAG
- a CDS encoding ammonium transporter: protein MKRNFRPHLLLLLFLIASAHAQQTVPLTLDRGDTAWMLMSSALVLLMTPGLAFFYGGLTRTKSVLNTIMMGFGTMGLVGVLWVMLGYTLAFGDNGSSPYIGSLENAFMQGIDQNTLWGTFEAATGHAIPKYVFVMFQGMFAIITAALISGALIDRMKFSAFMVFIACWTLLVYSPLAHWVWDASGWLFKLGALDFAGGTVVHISSGVSALVAATLLGERMKTTKRQAVPHNIPYVLLGAGLLWFGWFGFNAGSALGANGSASLAFITTSTATSAAMLAWVLWEALRGQRPSAIGAATGSVVGLVAITPAAGFVSPMSAILIGMIAASCSFWVIQYKHRLKADDALDVFACHAVGGTVGSLLTGVFASKAVNGAYSGVIDGNWAQLGIQAVGVLAAVAVAAAGTWTLMKLLDAVFRVRVTPPYETAGLDLSEHAQEAYQEEKYPPLGTPSVVSGD, encoded by the coding sequence ATGAAACGAAACTTCCGCCCTCACCTGCTTCTGCTTCTGTTCCTGATCGCATCTGCACACGCCCAGCAAACGGTCCCCCTGACCCTGGACCGGGGAGACACCGCCTGGATGCTGATGTCCAGTGCCCTGGTTTTGTTGATGACCCCTGGCCTCGCCTTCTTCTATGGAGGACTCACCCGCACCAAAAGCGTCCTGAACACCATCATGATGGGTTTTGGCACCATGGGGCTGGTGGGGGTGTTGTGGGTGATGCTGGGCTACACCCTTGCTTTTGGTGACAATGGCAGCAGTCCGTACATCGGGTCACTGGAGAATGCGTTCATGCAGGGCATCGACCAGAACACCCTGTGGGGCACTTTTGAAGCGGCAACAGGCCATGCCATTCCCAAATACGTGTTTGTGATGTTCCAGGGCATGTTTGCCATCATCACGGCAGCCCTGATCAGCGGGGCCCTGATTGACCGCATGAAGTTCAGTGCATTCATGGTTTTTATTGCTTGCTGGACACTGCTGGTGTATTCCCCACTGGCGCACTGGGTGTGGGATGCCTCAGGATGGCTTTTCAAGTTGGGGGCTCTGGATTTTGCAGGTGGAACTGTGGTGCACATCTCCTCCGGGGTTTCGGCGCTCGTTGCAGCAACGCTGCTCGGTGAACGCATGAAAACCACCAAACGGCAGGCTGTGCCCCACAACATCCCTTATGTGCTGCTTGGTGCAGGTCTGTTGTGGTTCGGCTGGTTTGGCTTCAATGCAGGCTCTGCCCTCGGGGCCAACGGCAGTGCCTCCCTTGCCTTCATCACCACCAGCACTGCCACCAGTGCCGCCATGCTCGCCTGGGTGCTCTGGGAGGCCCTGCGGGGACAGCGCCCCAGTGCCATAGGTGCGGCCACAGGTTCTGTGGTGGGCCTCGTTGCCATCACCCCAGCAGCAGGTTTTGTCAGTCCAATGTCTGCGATCCTGATCGGGATGATCGCTGCAAGCTGTTCTTTCTGGGTGATCCAGTACAAGCACCGACTCAAAGCAGATGATGCGCTGGATGTCTTTGCCTGCCATGCCGTTGGGGGCACCGTGGGATCTCTGCTCACAGGTGTGTTTGCCTCCAAAGCGGTGAATGGCGCATATTCCGGGGTCATTGACGGAAACTGGGCACAACTGGGCATTCAGGCTGTGGGTGTGCTTGCTGCAGTTGCAGTGGCTGCAGCAGGCACCTGGACCCTCATGAAACTGCTCGATGCTGTGTTCAGGGTGAGGGTGACCCCTCCCTATGAAACCGCAGGTCTTGACCTTTCCGAGCATGCCCAGGAAGCCTACCAGGAAGAAAAATACCCACCTCTGGGGACCCCCTCTGTGGTTTCTGGAGATTAG
- a CDS encoding glycoside hydrolase family 43 protein, translated as MPSQPVFPNPLVEQRADPWVHLHTDGYYYFTGSVPEYDRIELRRARKLEDLTAAETVVVWRKYPTGPMSANIWAPELHFIDGKWYIYFAAARTTETRDGLFDHRMFVLECDAENPLEGQWVEKGQLKTKWETFALDATTFEHRGKRYLVWAQKNPEIFGNSNLYISEMENPWTLKGEQVMLTTPEYPWEVIGFLVNEGPAVLKRNGRIFISFSASATDHHYCMGLLSAPEDADLLDPDVWTKSREPVFQTSEKNRQYGPGHNSFTTLEDGTDVLIFHARSYKEIVGDPLYDPNRHARAQVFGYAEDGTPVFGVPLPDTQKEPAV; from the coding sequence ATGCCATCACAACCCGTTTTTCCCAATCCACTGGTCGAACAGAGGGCCGATCCCTGGGTTCACCTGCACACCGATGGGTACTACTACTTCACAGGCTCTGTGCCTGAATATGACCGCATTGAACTGCGTCGAGCACGAAAACTGGAAGATCTGACCGCCGCTGAAACCGTGGTGGTCTGGAGAAAATACCCCACAGGACCCATGAGCGCCAACATCTGGGCCCCCGAACTCCATTTCATTGATGGAAAGTGGTACATCTACTTTGCTGCAGCCAGAACCACCGAGACCCGCGATGGCCTCTTTGACCACCGCATGTTTGTGCTCGAATGTGATGCCGAGAATCCTCTGGAGGGCCAGTGGGTTGAAAAAGGACAGTTGAAGACAAAGTGGGAGACATTTGCGCTGGACGCCACCACGTTTGAGCACAGAGGCAAACGGTATCTGGTCTGGGCCCAGAAAAACCCCGAAATCTTCGGCAACTCCAACCTGTACATCAGCGAAATGGAAAACCCCTGGACCTTAAAAGGGGAACAGGTGATGCTCACCACCCCTGAATACCCCTGGGAAGTGATTGGTTTTCTGGTCAATGAAGGTCCTGCCGTGCTGAAACGCAATGGACGCATTTTCATCAGCTTTTCTGCCAGTGCAACAGACCACCATTACTGCATGGGCCTGCTCAGTGCACCAGAGGATGCAGATCTGCTTGATCCTGACGTGTGGACCAAATCCCGGGAGCCCGTGTTCCAGACCAGTGAGAAAAACAGACAGTATGGCCCCGGACACAACAGTTTCACCACCCTGGAAGATGGTACGGACGTGCTGATTTTCCATGCCCGCAGTTACAAGGAGATTGTGGGAGACCCCCTGTATGACCCCAACCGCCATGCCCGTGCACAGGTGTTTGGATATGCAGAAGATGGGACACCTGTGTTTGGTGTGCCTCTGCCAGACACACAGAAGGAACCTGCAGTCTGA